GCGGCGCCTAGACCGGTGAGCCAAATACCCAGCTCTAGATCAGACCGATGAACGATTGGCAGTCTCATCTTCGGTTTGAGAACTCTAGCCACCATCACATAGCCGAACGCTAAACCTGCTAGCCCAACCAGACATACTCCCAAGTAAGTCGAGTACTCAGAAAGCCGGGCTCCTTGTACTACAGCATGTAGTGGATATCCCAGCGCATACAGTAGGTAACTCACCACAAGAATCGGTCCGAGCTCTCCCGCATCGCGATGGTATAACAGTAGTACGAGACCTATTGTAGCCGAGACTAGCAGGAACAGATATAGCCCAGCAACTCCATCACTTGATACGATGTAACCTATGTACGTTCCAACAATCCCGGCAAAAGCTATTGCGCTAAGACTAAGCATTCTAACCAGCTTCACTAGGTATCATCTCCAAAGACTGATTCCGCGGTTCGCACAAGGGTTCGCGACCATGGAAGCGATAGCATGCAGTTAGAGTACTATCCTGATGATCCCGCGCGCAGCATTTGGGCAATCCAGTTTCCCCAACGGCATCGGATGGCTCGTGGTAGGCGTCTGATGCATTCAAGAACCGCTCGGGGGTGGTAACACGCGTACACCGCAGCTTCCCACAGGCGGTAGCCCCGGACTAGGTCGACCAGCCGCAGGAATGCCTCAAGCGATCCCAGTCTTTCTTCTAGCAATTCGAAGTATCGCCGTTCTTCCAGCCTAAGCCGATTATCCTCCGCGAGTCTGCGATAGACGACACGCAAATCCGAGAACTTTGTACGGTCCTGACTGAGTGAAGTCGCCCTGACCCGATACATATAGCCTGGGTACTGTAACAGTCGAAGACGCAGTCCGGCTTGGAATAGTCGGGTGTAGAACTCCAGGTCTTCGCCCAAACGAACATCTATCGGGAAGCGAACCCCGCTTTTCTTGACCACCATACTTGGTACCAAAGGATGTAGGTGCGGGCAGCCTGCTTGTTGATACTGCAGTAAGTTCAAGTCCAAATGCTCTAGGTGGCCAAAGTTTAGCTTGAAAGCAGCGAGGTGTCGCTGAACGCCCGTAAGGATTCCTGGTTGATCGGGACACACTCATTCGTCATCTGCGACGAAGAATCCCTCTCCTGCGTCTGCGATGGCCGCCACAAGCTTCTCCACACGATCCGCCTTCATCTGATCGTCGGAGTCGACAAAGGCCACCCAGCGCCCCTGAGCCGCTGCCATGCCAGTATTTCGTGCGGCGCCCGGCCCTCGGTTCCGTCCATGCCGCACTAGCTTGATCCTTTGGTCTGCGAATGCCTTGACCGCGTCCACCGTCCTATCAGACGAAGCATCGTCCACGACAATGACTTCAATCTCGGCATAGGTCTGACTCAATACCGACGCAAGCGTTTCCGCTATATAGGCCGAGGAGTTGAACGTTGGAATAATCACCGATACCAATCCTCGTACGCTACGCATTAAAGAGAACTTCACCCCCGTCTTCACAAACTCGAACCCTATCCTTGAGCCAAGGCCGACGTTCTAGTGAAGTTCGACAGCACCTGGACACACAAAGGGGCTGAAGTGCAGTAATGACGGGCACTCTGGCCCCTGGGTCGGAAAAGCGCGTGTATCTAGGATGTCCTAGACACTGGTTGGGCTGGGAGTATGTCCTATACCCTCGGCGGCCCCTTCATGCGAAGGGCTTTGAAGATCTCGGCCTGCATCGCTGTGGTCTCGGTTTTCCTCGTCGCAACGGCTTTTGGTACCTTGAGCTCCGTAAGGTGCATCCTCTCTAGCTCGCGACGCATGTTTCGCCAGGTGTCCTTCGCGCGGGTGTCGGCCACGCGAACAAGTAATGGGGCAAGCCAGCAGAGCATCACGCGAGCCCTTATCCTGTCATCGAGCCGGTGGTACACCGGTCGCATCTCGGGCGTGCTGTTGACCACCTCAATGAGCTGTTTGTACCCCGACCCCACATCCCCAGCGGAGAGGGTATCGTCCGAGGTCCGAAGGAGATACTTCCCGTGCAGCTTCTCTTCTTCGCGGATCTTCTCCTCCTAGTCTATCTTTGGCAGCCCCTTCTTCGTGTCCTTATGGTACCTCCGATACCTGGGGCTTGCGATCAGCGCACAGATCCCCTTTGTGTGCTCGGACTCCGGAGCATTCTCAATGCTGCTGAGTTTGTCCTTGAGCTCAGCGATGATCTCACCCTTTCGCTCTTTGTCACGCTTTGCCTCTTCGGGGTTTCTCACGAGGATGTATCTTGTCCTCGCTTCGCGGTCCCCGACGGTGATCTCTTTCACCTCGGGATTGTCCTTGACACGCGAGTACGGCCCCGGCCGGGATAGAGCCTCTCCAACCTTCTCCACGCCCTTTCGCATGGGCTCGCCTGCGATGCGATGTCCCCCCGCCCTCTGGAGATACCTCAGATTCTCCTCTGACGCAAACCCAAGGTCCACGACGGAGATCACGCGCCCGAGCTTCCAACCGACAAGATCCTTCTTTACCTCCTGGATGACCGACATATCAACCGTGTTGCCAGGTCAGCACCAGCATCTTATCGGTATGCCTTCTCTCGTGACTGCAAGCCCGCTCACCACCGGGGGTAAGTCCTCCCGTCGGTCCTTGGAGTTGCTGCGCCGCCGCAGCGAACTCCTTGTATGGTCCGGCTGATCCTCATCCTCATCCTCGATCTCACAGTACATCGACGTCGTATCGAAGTACAGCAGGTCCACCTCGAGGTTGAGAAGGTTGGCGCACGATGAGAACACGGCCCATTGCAGCTGTTCGGAGGACTCGAGGAGAAACTCCATGGCCCGGTATAGCTGCTGTACCTGGGAGGACGGAAGCGCGGGTATCACCACGCCCTTTTCCACGTACTCCTCCATCGCAAGCTTCCTTGAAGGGTTAAGCGCCCTGTCTGTCACCATCCCGAAGATAGCCCTCTCGACCGGGGTCATGAACTCTCCCGAGCTTGCCGCTGATAAGAAGGCCTTGTCGATACAAGTGAACTAACGTTAATCCCGGTGGTATTCCCGTTCTCCCATTTTGCACGCAGAGGGAAATCCTCTTCCTCTGGGATGAAAGCGGAATCTGGATATAGGTGCACACTTGCCAAGCTCCATTTTGCAACGCTTCGTAAGTAATAGATTCCCGCACGGCAATAAGGCTCGAAAGGCCTCAGATCCCTTTCCATTTGAGCATTGAGCACCAATCGAATTTGGCTCGATTCATGCTCCCCAAACAACCAACCTTTTACCGGCAGCTCTGACGCATCGGTCAACCACGTAAAGCCAGTGCGGAGTCCCGCAGCAGTAATTGTCTCCACTTATCGATAAACACACATCAACCTTCCCGACGTAGTCGACAGTGGGGTATCCGGCAAAACGATAAGCTCGGACATGATCACGCATTATCCTCTTGTAGGACTGAAGCCGGACCCAACTCGGAGTCCGCCTCCTAATCTCTCCATACCGCCTAACGTAATCTGAGATATGTGGAATATGTGCCTCGACATCCTCGCTCACGTGCAACGAGGCAAGCACTACCTGAACCCCGCCCCCAAATGCCTGGCGAAGAATGTTGATCGTGCTCCTCGCAATCGCTTCGCATCCGCGATTGGCGCTACCGCCATGACCAAAAAGCAACACCTTAGGGGTCCTTCTATTCATGAGAGCGCCTCCTCCGATAGATACTGGAATCTATACCTCCAATACCCAGCACGACGGCTGATATTATGGGTTCGGGCTGGAACGAACAGAACAGCCCGGCAAACCTATCACTCGATCACATAATCGCTATGGGTTCCGAAATGCCGACATTAAGGACGAAACGATGGCATTTCTCGCTTTCTCCACTAGAACATCACCTTCGTAGCCTGATCGCGTTTGAGAAGTCCCGAAATGTGCGAAACCCACACGTCGTACGAAAAGTGATCCCTAGCATACCTCCAGGCTTCAAGTCTTAACTCGTTGCCGCATGACCGACACATCGTGAGGGCGTCGGATATTTGCATGGCGACGTCTTCGCGGTCTCCTGAAACACGAAAAACAAAAGGCTGGCGCATCGTTTCAGGATCTTCCTCATACCCTACTATGCACGGCAAGCCATGAGCTAGGTAACTCCGTACCTTTAGGGTTGCGGCGGTGCGTAGACCCGCCCTCTCGATTGCCAAAGAGCCGATACCGAGGTCGACGGTAGTTAATGTTTCTACAAGTTCGTCTTCATTCACCCAACCCACAAACGTGACTTGCTTCTCCAGCCCGAGCGCCTCGACCTGTTCCCGGATGGTGCTCTCTTCCGGTCCGGCACCGGCCAGCAGCAGGCGCACCCCACGTAGAGCCTCCGTGGATAAGGCGTCGAGCAAGAGATCAAGGCCGTGCGCCCGCCGAAAGGTACCAACGTAAAACAGCGTCGGGTTACCGTCGGGAACGCGGGGAACGTAATGCGGTGGAACCTCGACCGCATTGCCGATCACAGCCACTACCGGCTTTCGCCTGACTCCAGCCATCGCCTCAAGTACATACGAGCGTACGTCCTCTGCTACTGCAACGATGCGTGCAGCGTAAGGCAGGCATAGCCGGTCGAAAAACGTCTGCAACCACCGCTTCCACCCTGAAACCTCAGCCGATAGACGACCGTTAACTTCCGCAACCGTAACCCGACCCAAAAGACCCAAGGCCAGGATCAACAAGGCCGTATAGGAGTCGTACCTGACATATACTGCACCCCGTGGTAATGAGAATGCCGCTATGAGCCCTCGAACCAGCGTCTCAACCACACGTCCAAGCTTCGAAGCAGAGCGCGGTCGTATCAGGATGGTCCCTTGATATCTCCTCCGAAACGCCCGGTACTGAGCTGCAACCTTGTTAGCTACCCCCCTATCTTCTGGACGGCATTCAAGTGGCACAGACGAAACATAGATTGTAATATCATCTTGTGTTGATTTCATATGATTTCACCGTCACCGATCACCAGATTCCTCGTAGCATTACACATACCCAATACAGTAAGACGTACTCGACTGCCAATTGGCAATATATGCTTGAATGGTCAGTTAAGATCAGAACAAGGTCAACCTCGGAAATGGTCGTCCGCAGTTCCTTAAACCTCCCTCGCTACCTAATTCTAAAGCACCACCGACATCCGCCGTTTGGGCCTTAAGGCAGGTTACAGGTGGGTTCCATATGAAACTCGCTCGTTTTCAGTTGATGGGGCTACAGATCGCCTAACAAGATCAGACTACCGACCGGAGTGCGTCCACGATCCTCTGACCCGCATCGCCCTTACCAAAGAGGTCCGGATGCTCAACGGGGTGTATTTCCTCGGCTCTCTCCAGCACGTCACCCAAGGCGTCTCCCACCAGCACGTTCCAACCCAAAGCTACTGTTTCCACCCATTCAGTCTCTTCCCTGAGGGTGAGGCAAGGGACTCCCAACAGATACGCCTCCTTCTGCACCCCACCAGAGTCCGTGAGGATCACCCTGGCATTGGCCTCAGCCACCAGCATTTCACGGTATCCAAACGGTGCAAAGCACCTGAACGGGTAGGC
Above is a window of Bacillota bacterium DNA encoding:
- a CDS encoding glycosyltransferase family 2 protein, whose product is MIIPTFNSSAYIAETLASVLSQTYAEIEVIVVDDASSDRTVDAVKAFADQRIKLVRHGRNRGPGAARNTGMAAAQGRWVAFVDSDDQMKADRVEKLVAAIADAGEGFFVADDE
- a CDS encoding glycosyltransferase; translation: MKSTQDDITIYVSSVPLECRPEDRGVANKVAAQYRAFRRRYQGTILIRPRSASKLGRVVETLVRGLIAAFSLPRGAVYVRYDSYTALLILALGLLGRVTVAEVNGRLSAEVSGWKRWLQTFFDRLCLPYAARIVAVAEDVRSYVLEAMAGVRRKPVVAVIGNAVEVPPHYVPRVPDGNPTLFYVGTFRRAHGLDLLLDALSTEALRGVRLLLAGAGPEESTIREQVEALGLEKQVTFVGWVNEDELVETLTTVDLGIGSLAIERAGLRTAATLKVRSYLAHGLPCIVGYEEDPETMRQPFVFRVSGDREDVAMQISDALTMCRSCGNELRLEAWRYARDHFSYDVWVSHISGLLKRDQATKVMF